A region from the Pseudomonas sp. KU26590 genome encodes:
- the hslU gene encoding ATP-dependent protease ATPase subunit HslU has translation MSMTPREIVHELNRHIIGQDDAKRAVAIALRNRWRRMQLPEELRVEVTPKNILMIGPTGVGKTEIARRLAKLANAPFIKVEATKFTEVGYVGRDVESIIRDLADAAMKLLREQEITKVRHRAEDAAEDRILDALLPPARAGFNEDATSGSDSNTRQLFRKRLREGQLDDKEIEIEVAEMGGVDISAPPGMEEMTNQLQSLFANMGKGKKKSRKLKVKDALKMVRDEEAGRLVNDEELKAKALEAVEQHGIVFIDEIDKVAKRGNVGGADVSREGVQRDLLPLIEGCTVNTKLGMVKTDHILFIASGAFHLSKPSDLVPELQGRLPIRVELKALSPQDFERILTEPHASLTEQYRELLKTEGLNIAFLPDGIKRLAEIAWQVNEKTENIGARRLHTLLERLLEEVSFSAGDLAGAQDGGTIQIDAEYVNSHLGELAEDEDLSRYIL, from the coding sequence ATGTCCATGACTCCCCGTGAAATCGTCCACGAACTCAATCGCCATATCATCGGCCAGGACGATGCCAAGCGCGCCGTCGCCATCGCTTTGCGTAACCGCTGGCGCCGGATGCAGTTGCCTGAAGAGCTGCGCGTCGAAGTCACCCCCAAGAACATCCTGATGATTGGCCCGACCGGCGTCGGTAAAACCGAAATCGCCCGTCGTCTGGCCAAGCTCGCCAATGCGCCGTTCATCAAGGTCGAAGCGACCAAGTTCACCGAAGTCGGCTATGTGGGCCGCGACGTCGAGTCGATCATCCGTGATCTGGCCGACGCTGCGATGAAGCTGCTGCGCGAACAGGAAATCACCAAGGTTCGCCACCGCGCCGAAGACGCCGCCGAAGACCGTATCCTCGACGCCCTGCTGCCACCGGCACGCGCGGGCTTCAACGAAGACGCGACGTCGGGCAGCGATTCCAACACCCGTCAGCTGTTCCGCAAGCGTCTGCGCGAAGGCCAGCTGGACGACAAGGAAATCGAGATCGAGGTCGCCGAAATGGGCGGCGTTGATATTTCCGCGCCGCCGGGCATGGAAGAGATGACCAACCAGCTGCAAAGCCTGTTTGCCAACATGGGCAAGGGCAAGAAAAAGAGCCGCAAGCTGAAAGTCAAAGACGCGCTGAAGATGGTTCGCGATGAAGAAGCGGGTCGCCTGGTCAACGACGAAGAGCTGAAAGCCAAGGCGCTGGAAGCCGTTGAACAGCACGGTATCGTGTTCATCGACGAGATCGACAAAGTGGCCAAGCGCGGCAATGTCGGCGGCGCCGATGTGTCCCGCGAAGGCGTGCAGCGCGACCTGCTGCCGCTGATCGAAGGCTGCACCGTCAACACCAAGCTGGGCATGGTGAAGACCGATCACATCCTGTTCATCGCCTCCGGTGCGTTCCACCTGAGCAAGCCGAGCGATCTGGTGCCTGAGCTGCAGGGTCGTCTGCCGATTCGCGTCGAGCTGAAAGCGCTGAGCCCGCAGGATTTCGAACGCATCCTGACCGAACCCCATGCATCGCTGACCGAGCAGTACCGCGAGCTGTTGAAGACCGAAGGCCTGAACATCGCGTTCCTGCCGGACGGCATCAAGCGTCTGGCCGAGATCGCCTGGCAGGTCAACGAGAAGACCGAAAACATCGGTGCGCGTCGCCTGCACACGCTGCTTGAGCGGTTGCTGGAGGAAGTTTCTTTCAGTGCCGGTGACCTGGCGGGCGCCCAGGATGGCGGGACCATCCAGATCGACGCTGAATACGTGAACAGTCATCTGGGTGAGCTGGCGGAAGACGAAGATCTGTCGCGTTATATCCTCTAA
- a CDS encoding SPOR domain-containing protein, translated as MAVKKKPAPKRGASRYQAPAKQPIPGWVWMAIGLTVGAFVVFLMKLEPGSGDDIKRVKAEAKAAKIAEANKTPPSPTAPVKPKYDFYTLLPESEVIVPNEAVPEKTPPVVAPSTPVTPEVAAKIDTARAQAALSGLTPPPAPAVTKPAAVTTFFLQAGSFRKQADAEKVRAQIILLGQTSTVESGTVKDETWYRVLVGPFSNREQLTTAQKQLAGGGFSNLLLQQRQAR; from the coding sequence TTGGCCGTTAAAAAGAAACCTGCTCCCAAGCGCGGCGCCAGCCGGTATCAGGCCCCCGCAAAGCAGCCGATTCCGGGCTGGGTATGGATGGCGATCGGCCTGACCGTCGGCGCTTTCGTCGTTTTTCTGATGAAGCTCGAACCCGGCAGCGGCGACGACATCAAGCGCGTGAAGGCTGAAGCCAAGGCCGCGAAGATCGCCGAAGCGAACAAGACGCCGCCCAGCCCGACCGCGCCAGTGAAGCCCAAATACGACTTCTACACACTGTTGCCTGAGTCTGAAGTCATCGTGCCGAACGAAGCGGTACCCGAGAAGACGCCACCGGTCGTTGCGCCAAGCACGCCGGTTACGCCTGAAGTGGCCGCGAAGATCGACACGGCTCGCGCCCAGGCGGCGCTCAGCGGTTTGACCCCGCCACCAGCACCTGCGGTGACCAAGCCAGCGGCCGTGACGACGTTCTTCCTGCAAGCGGGCTCGTTCCGCAAACAGGCCGATGCCGAGAAAGTGCGCGCGCAGATCATTCTGCTGGGGCAAACGTCGACCGTGGAGTCGGGCACGGTGAAGGATGAAACCTGGTACCGCGTGCTGGTCGGCCCGTTCAGCAATCGCGAACAGCTGACAACAGCGCAGAAGCAACTGGCGGGCGGCGGCTTCAGCAACCTGCTGCTGCAACAGCGCCAGGCTCGCTAG
- a CDS encoding thermonuclease family protein, with product MRFSRLLKKASLAGAFFMSAIWLSAAQALCPAPPSLPVVQVQRVIDGDTVRLSDGRSVRMIGLNTPETGKKGQSAQPFAVAAKRRLQALVNASDGQVRLRVGEEPTDHYGRTLANVYGRDGANLEAQLLAEGLGYLVAVSPNVALVSCQQAAEKSARQAGLGLWRHSPVQPVEQISTGGFALVSGQVTKVQRNGGGVWIEFGDALVLRIAPRLLGQFDTAALQRLKGQRIEARGWVVDRSRRGGLKSGQSRWMMAVTHPAMLDTVDK from the coding sequence ATGCGTTTCTCCAGGCTGCTTAAAAAGGCGTCCCTCGCGGGCGCCTTTTTTATGTCCGCGATTTGGCTTTCGGCGGCCCAGGCCTTGTGCCCGGCGCCGCCGTCTCTGCCTGTGGTTCAGGTGCAGCGAGTGATCGATGGCGACACGGTGCGCCTGAGCGATGGACGCAGCGTTCGCATGATTGGCCTGAATACGCCAGAAACCGGTAAAAAAGGTCAGTCCGCCCAGCCATTTGCCGTAGCGGCCAAGCGTCGTTTGCAGGCGTTGGTTAATGCCAGCGACGGACAGGTCAGGTTGCGTGTGGGTGAAGAGCCGACCGATCACTACGGTCGCACCCTCGCCAATGTTTATGGGCGGGACGGCGCCAACCTTGAAGCTCAACTGCTGGCGGAAGGCCTTGGCTATCTCGTCGCAGTCTCCCCGAACGTCGCGCTGGTCAGCTGCCAGCAGGCCGCAGAAAAGTCAGCTCGCCAGGCCGGCCTGGGTCTGTGGCGCCACTCGCCGGTCCAGCCGGTTGAACAGATCAGCACTGGCGGGTTTGCGCTGGTCAGCGGACAAGTGACCAAGGTGCAGCGCAATGGCGGCGGCGTGTGGATCGAATTCGGCGATGCGCTGGTGCTGCGCATTGCACCCAGGCTGCTTGGCCAGTTCGACACCGCCGCGCTGCAGCGCTTGAAGGGTCAGCGAATCGAAGCCCGTGGCTGGGTGGTTGATCGTTCGCGGCGGGGCGGCCTTAAATCAGGTCAGTCGCGCTGGATGATGGCAGTCACTCATCCCGCCATGTTGGATACAGTTGATAAATAA
- the hslV gene encoding ATP-dependent protease subunit HslV, with protein sequence MTTIVSVRRQGKVVMAGDGQVSLGNTVMKGNAKKVRRLYHGQVIAGFAGATADAFTLFERFEAQLEKHQGHLVRAAVELAKEWRTDRSLSRLEAMLAVANKDASLIITGNGDVVEPEDGLIAMGSGGAFAQAAARALLLKTELSAREIAETALHIAGDICVFTNHNITIEEQDLAE encoded by the coding sequence TTGACCACCATCGTTTCAGTGCGCCGCCAAGGCAAAGTCGTCATGGCCGGTGACGGCCAGGTTTCCCTGGGCAATACCGTCATGAAAGGCAACGCCAAGAAAGTCCGGCGCCTTTACCACGGCCAGGTCATCGCCGGCTTCGCAGGCGCCACCGCTGACGCCTTCACCCTGTTCGAACGCTTCGAAGCCCAGCTGGAAAAACACCAGGGTCACCTCGTCCGTGCCGCCGTAGAGCTGGCGAAAGAATGGCGCACCGATCGCTCCTTGAGCCGCCTTGAAGCCATGCTGGCCGTTGCCAACAAAGACGCTTCGCTGATCATTACCGGTAACGGCGACGTGGTTGAGCCCGAAGACGGCCTGATCGCCATGGGTTCCGGCGGCGCTTTTGCCCAGGCCGCGGCCCGCGCGCTGCTGCTGAAGACCGAGCTCTCTGCCCGTGAAATCGCTGAAACCGCCCTGCACATTGCCGGCGACATCTGTGTCTTCACCAACCACAACATCACCATTGAGGAGCAGGACCTCGCCGAGTAA
- the rpmE gene encoding 50S ribosomal protein L31, whose product MKADIHPVYEAIDATCSCGNVIKTRSTLAKPLSLDVCNECHPFYTGKQKTLDVGGRVDKFKSRFGAFGPTKAPAAAE is encoded by the coding sequence ATGAAAGCTGATATCCATCCAGTTTACGAAGCCATTGACGCAACCTGCAGCTGCGGCAATGTCATCAAAACCCGTTCCACACTGGCCAAGCCTCTGAGCCTGGACGTGTGCAACGAGTGCCACCCGTTCTACACCGGCAAGCAAAAAACTCTGGACGTCGGCGGTCGTGTCGACAAGTTCAAGTCGCGTTTCGGTGCGTTCGGTCCTACCAAAGCTCCTGCTGCTGCAGAGTAA
- the argS gene encoding arginine--tRNA ligase — protein MKDTIRQLIQQALSQLVTDGVLPEGLTPAIQVENAKDKKNGDFASNIAMMLAKPAGLKPRDLAEKIVAALPADEQITQVDIAGPGFLNFFQNTQALAARLDEALADATLSVRKNGPAQRVVVDLSAPNLAKEMHVGHLRSTIIGDGVASVLEFLGDTVIRQNHVGDWGTQFGMLLAYLQETPATSDELADLENFYRAAKGRFDESEEFAERARGLVVKLQAGDAECLSLWTRFKDISLSHCQEVYERLNVKLTPKDVMGESAYNDDLANVVADLKKAGLLVESNGAQCVFLEEFKTAEGTPLPVIVQKAGGGYLYATTDLAAIRYRSNVLKAERALYFVDQRQALHFQQVFEVARRAGFVTNGMQMEHMGFGTMNGADGRPFKTRDGGTVKLVDLLDEAEERAYTLVKEKNPDVAEDELRSIAKAVGISAVKYADLSKHRASDYSFNFDQMLSFEGNTAPYLLYAYTRVAGVFRKLDEKGETFDASAGRIILDAPQEQDLAARLAQFGETVNIVADKGTPHVLCAYVYDLAGLFSSFYENCPILTAENPEQQQSRLRLAALTGRTLKQGLQLLGLDTLERM, from the coding sequence ATGAAAGACACCATTCGCCAGCTGATTCAACAAGCTCTGAGCCAACTCGTCACCGATGGCGTCTTGCCGGAAGGGCTGACGCCGGCGATTCAGGTGGAGAACGCCAAGGACAAGAAAAACGGTGACTTCGCCAGCAATATCGCGATGATGCTGGCCAAGCCTGCGGGCCTGAAACCGCGTGATCTGGCCGAGAAAATCGTCGCCGCGCTGCCCGCCGACGAGCAGATCACCCAGGTCGACATCGCCGGCCCCGGTTTCCTCAACTTCTTCCAGAACACCCAGGCACTGGCGGCGCGTCTCGACGAAGCCCTCGCCGACGCGACCCTGTCCGTGCGCAAGAACGGCCCTGCCCAACGCGTTGTGGTCGACCTGTCTGCACCGAATCTGGCCAAAGAGATGCACGTCGGCCATTTGCGCTCGACCATCATTGGCGACGGTGTGGCCAGCGTCCTTGAGTTTCTGGGCGACACCGTAATCCGCCAGAACCACGTCGGCGACTGGGGCACTCAGTTCGGCATGCTGCTGGCCTATCTGCAGGAAACCCCGGCGACCAGCGATGAGCTGGCTGACCTCGAAAACTTCTACCGCGCCGCCAAGGGCCGTTTCGACGAGTCCGAGGAGTTCGCCGAGCGCGCACGTGGCCTGGTGGTCAAGCTGCAAGCCGGCGACGCCGAGTGCCTGAGCCTGTGGACGCGCTTCAAAGACATCTCCCTGTCCCACTGCCAGGAAGTGTACGAGCGCCTGAACGTCAAGCTCACGCCGAAGGACGTCATGGGCGAAAGCGCCTACAACGACGACCTCGCCAATGTCGTCGCCGACCTCAAGAAGGCCGGGCTGCTGGTCGAGAGCAACGGCGCGCAGTGTGTGTTCCTCGAAGAATTCAAAACCGCTGAAGGCACGCCGCTGCCGGTGATCGTGCAAAAGGCCGGTGGCGGTTATCTGTATGCCACCACCGACCTCGCTGCCATTCGCTACCGCAGCAACGTGCTGAAAGCCGAGCGTGCGCTGTATTTCGTCGATCAGCGTCAGGCCCTGCACTTTCAGCAGGTCTTCGAAGTGGCGCGCCGCGCAGGCTTCGTCACCAACGGCATGCAGATGGAGCACATGGGCTTCGGCACCATGAACGGCGCCGATGGCCGTCCGTTCAAGACCCGCGATGGCGGCACGGTCAAGCTGGTCGATTTGCTCGATGAAGCCGAAGAACGCGCCTATACGCTGGTTAAAGAGAAAAACCCGGACGTCGCCGAAGACGAGTTGCGCTCGATCGCCAAGGCCGTGGGCATCAGCGCGGTGAAATACGCTGACCTGTCCAAGCATCGCGCCAGTGACTACAGCTTCAACTTTGACCAGATGCTCAGCTTCGAAGGCAACACTGCGCCTTATCTGCTGTACGCCTACACCCGTGTGGCCGGCGTGTTCCGCAAACTCGACGAAAAGGGCGAAACCTTCGACGCAAGCGCGGGCCGGATCATTCTTGACGCACCGCAAGAGCAAGACCTGGCCGCGCGTCTGGCGCAGTTCGGCGAGACAGTGAACATCGTTGCCGATAAGGGCACGCCCCATGTGCTCTGCGCCTATGTGTACGACCTAGCCGGTCTGTTCTCCAGCTTCTACGAGAACTGCCCGATCCTGACAGCGGAAAACCCTGAACAACAGCAAAGCCGTCTGCGCCTCGCCGCCCTAACCGGTCGCACCCTCAAGCAAGGCCTGCAGTTGCTGGGTCTGGACACTCTGGAGCGTATGTAA
- a CDS encoding malic enzyme-like NAD(P)-binding protein translates to MSDLKTAALEYHAHPRPGKLSVEITKATATARDLSLAYSPGVAEPVREIGRDPELAYKYTGKGNLVAVISDGTAILGLGNLGPLASKPVMEGKGVLFKRFAGIDVFDIEVDSESPQAFIDTVRRISITFGGINLEDIKAPECFEIEKALIEQCDIPVFHDDQHGTAIVTAAGMINALEIAGKTLEAAKIVCLGAGAAAISCMKLLVSMGAKIENIFMIDRNGVVHDGRTDLNQYKAQFAHSTDKRTLADALEGADVFVGLSGPNLLSAEGLKAMAANPIVFACSNPDPEISPELAHATRNDVIMATGRSDYPNQVNNVLGFPFIFRGALDVRAKRINEEMKIAAANALRELAKLPVPQEVCDAYGGIALEFGREYIIPKPLDVRLLTVVSDAVAKAAIESGVATLPYPKHYPLKSVDDVFNG, encoded by the coding sequence ATGTCAGATTTGAAAACTGCCGCTCTCGAATATCACGCTCATCCCCGTCCAGGGAAGCTCAGTGTCGAGATCACCAAAGCCACTGCAACCGCTCGCGATCTGTCGCTGGCCTACAGCCCGGGTGTGGCTGAGCCGGTCCGCGAAATCGGTCGCGATCCGGAGCTTGCCTACAAGTACACCGGCAAAGGCAACCTGGTAGCGGTCATCTCTGATGGCACCGCGATTCTGGGTCTGGGTAACCTTGGGCCTCTCGCGTCCAAGCCGGTCATGGAAGGCAAGGGCGTGCTGTTCAAGCGCTTTGCCGGGATCGACGTGTTCGATATCGAAGTCGATTCGGAAAGCCCGCAGGCCTTCATCGACACCGTGCGACGCATCTCCATCACCTTCGGCGGCATCAACCTGGAAGACATCAAGGCACCTGAGTGCTTCGAGATCGAAAAGGCGCTGATCGAGCAGTGCGACATTCCGGTTTTCCACGATGACCAGCACGGCACCGCGATCGTCACCGCAGCCGGCATGATCAACGCGCTGGAAATCGCCGGCAAAACCCTGGAAGCGGCGAAGATCGTCTGCCTGGGCGCTGGCGCTGCGGCCATCTCCTGCATGAAGTTGCTGGTGAGCATGGGCGCGAAGATCGAAAACATCTTCATGATCGACCGTAACGGCGTGGTTCACGACGGGCGTACCGACCTGAATCAGTACAAGGCGCAGTTCGCTCACTCCACCGACAAGCGCACCCTGGCCGATGCACTGGAAGGCGCCGACGTGTTCGTCGGTCTGTCCGGTCCGAACCTGCTGAGCGCTGAAGGCCTGAAGGCGATGGCGGCCAACCCGATCGTGTTCGCCTGCTCGAACCCGGATCCGGAGATCTCGCCAGAACTGGCTCACGCCACCCGCAACGACGTGATCATGGCGACCGGCCGTTCGGACTACCCGAACCAGGTAAACAACGTGTTGGGCTTCCCGTTCATCTTCCGTGGCGCACTGGACGTTCGCGCCAAGCGCATCAACGAAGAGATGAAGATCGCAGCGGCCAACGCTCTGCGCGAACTGGCCAAGCTGCCTGTACCTCAGGAAGTGTGCGACGCCTACGGCGGCATCGCCCTGGAATTCGGTCGTGAGTACATCATCCCGAAACCACTGGACGTGCGCCTGCTGACCGTCGTTTCCGATGCCGTTGCCAAGGCAGCCATCGAGAGCGGCGTCGCCACCCTGCCGTATCCGAAGCACTATCCGCTGAAGAGCGTGGATGACGTGTTTAACGGCTGA
- a CDS encoding primosomal protein N': MPDAILRLALPSPLRRLFDYLAPAGVPRSALQPGMRLRVPFGRREMIGVLVEVVEHSDVPADKLKPAIAVLDAEAPLPPALFKLCLWTAQYYQHSLGDTFSWALPVLLRQGEPAEARQERFWHAAPDASIDDPRIARAPKQKEALRTLAQHPHGVAHQLLSKLMLNRDSLNLLLAKGLVTVEVRGHGSAERHEHWLAQPELPLNTEQRAAYEAIRSGFGSFHASLLAGVTGSGKTEVYLQLIRETLEAGKQALVLIPEINLGPQTLARFEQRFNARIALLHSAVNDRDRLDAWLAARDGEADIIIGTRSALFTPMKNPGLIIIDEEHDGSYKQQEGLRYHARDLALVRAHQEDIPIVLGSATPSLESLHNAHTGRYALLRLNQRAGGAQQPRFLRLDVKSRPLDSGISGPMQQAIGQTLAAGQQVLVFLNRRGFAPTLLCHDCGWLSECPRCDARMTVHQRSGELRCHHCGHVERVPRNCPACGKVDLRPVGAGTERAEERLAILFPDYPVLRVDRDSTSRKDAMNQLFATIQKGQPCILVGTQMLAKGHHFPRVTLVSILDADGGLFSGDFRASERMAQLIVQVAGRAGRAEEPGRVIIQTHLADHPLLIQLTEQGYFAFAEQALSERRAAGLPPFSHLALLRAEAHKPGQAEGFLDEACTEAERLLKDMALGGIELLGPVPAPMERRAGRYRAQLLVQANARAPLHKLLATWLLTLENMPSGRQVRWSLDVDPVDLY, from the coding sequence GTGCCCGACGCCATCTTGCGCCTCGCCCTGCCCTCGCCGCTGCGTCGCCTGTTCGACTACCTTGCCCCCGCAGGTGTGCCGCGCAGTGCCTTGCAGCCGGGGATGCGCCTGCGCGTGCCGTTCGGCCGTCGGGAAATGATCGGCGTGCTGGTGGAAGTCGTCGAGCACAGTGACGTGCCGGCCGACAAACTCAAGCCGGCCATTGCCGTGCTGGACGCCGAAGCGCCCTTGCCACCGGCCTTGTTCAAGCTTTGCCTGTGGACCGCCCAGTATTACCAGCACAGCCTGGGCGACACGTTTAGCTGGGCGTTGCCAGTGTTGCTGCGTCAGGGCGAGCCCGCAGAAGCGCGGCAAGAGCGGTTCTGGCATGCCGCGCCAGACGCCAGCATCGATGACCCGCGCATCGCCCGGGCGCCGAAACAAAAAGAAGCGCTGCGCACGCTGGCCCAGCACCCCCACGGCGTCGCTCACCAGTTGCTGAGCAAGCTGATGCTCAACCGCGACAGCCTGAATCTGCTGCTCGCCAAGGGCCTGGTAACTGTCGAGGTGCGCGGTCATGGGTCGGCCGAGCGGCACGAGCATTGGCTGGCGCAGCCGGAACTGCCGCTCAACACCGAGCAACGGGCCGCCTATGAAGCCATCCGTTCGGGTTTTGGCAGCTTTCACGCCTCACTGCTGGCGGGCGTCACCGGCAGCGGCAAGACCGAGGTGTACCTGCAGCTCATCCGCGAAACCCTGGAAGCGGGCAAGCAGGCGCTGGTGCTGATTCCGGAAATCAACCTCGGCCCGCAGACCCTTGCGCGCTTCGAGCAGCGGTTCAACGCGCGCATCGCGCTGCTGCACTCGGCGGTGAATGATCGCGACCGGCTGGACGCCTGGCTGGCGGCGCGCGATGGCGAGGCCGACATCATCATCGGCACCCGCTCGGCGCTGTTCACCCCGATGAAAAACCCGGGGCTGATCATCATCGACGAGGAGCACGACGGCTCCTATAAACAGCAGGAAGGCCTGCGCTATCACGCCCGGGATCTGGCGCTGGTGAGGGCGCATCAGGAGGACATACCGATCGTGCTCGGCTCGGCGACGCCTTCGCTGGAAAGCCTGCACAACGCCCACACCGGTCGGTATGCGCTCCTGCGTCTGAATCAGCGCGCGGGTGGTGCTCAGCAACCCCGCTTCCTGCGGCTGGACGTGAAAAGCCGCCCACTCGACAGCGGCATTTCTGGCCCCATGCAGCAAGCCATCGGCCAGACCCTGGCGGCGGGTCAACAGGTGTTGGTGTTCCTTAATCGCCGCGGCTTTGCCCCGACGCTGCTGTGTCACGACTGTGGCTGGCTGTCGGAATGCCCTCGCTGCGACGCGCGCATGACCGTGCACCAGCGCTCGGGTGAGTTGCGCTGCCACCATTGCGGCCATGTCGAGCGCGTGCCACGCAACTGCCCGGCGTGCGGCAAGGTCGATCTGCGCCCGGTCGGTGCCGGGACCGAGCGTGCCGAGGAAAGGCTGGCGATTCTGTTCCCCGACTATCCGGTGCTGCGTGTCGATCGCGACAGCACCTCGCGCAAGGACGCGATGAATCAGCTGTTCGCGACCATCCAGAAAGGCCAGCCGTGCATTCTGGTGGGCACGCAGATGCTTGCCAAAGGGCATCACTTCCCACGCGTGACGCTGGTGTCGATTCTGGATGCCGATGGCGGGCTGTTCTCCGGCGACTTCCGCGCCAGCGAGCGCATGGCGCAATTGATTGTGCAGGTCGCGGGCAGAGCCGGTCGCGCCGAAGAGCCGGGCAGGGTGATCATTCAGACCCACTTGGCCGACCATCCTTTATTAATTCAACTGACCGAACAGGGCTATTTTGCCTTTGCCGAGCAAGCGTTGAGTGAACGTCGCGCCGCCGGGCTGCCGCCGTTTTCGCACCTGGCCCTGCTGCGTGCCGAAGCGCACAAGCCGGGCCAGGCCGAAGGGTTTCTGGACGAGGCCTGCACCGAAGCCGAGCGATTGCTGAAGGACATGGCGCTGGGCGGCATCGAGCTGCTGGGCCCGGTTCCGGCACCGATGGAACGACGCGCGGGACGCTATCGCGCTCAATTGCTGGTCCAGGCCAACGCCCGCGCGCCGCTGCACAAGCTGCTTGCGACCTGGCTGCTGACACTGGAAAACATGCCGAGCGGGCGCCAGGTCAGATGGTCGCTGGACGTGGACCCGGTAGACCTTTATTGA